The genomic region ATTTCAAGGATGTAGCAGTTTTAAAAGATGAACTTCAGAATGTTCTGGATGCAAAGCTAACCCGAGGTGGGGAGTACCAGATCAACGATGGGATTGAAGCAATGCGTAAAAACGGACTCCGTTTTGTTCCAGGGAAAGTAGATGAATGGATGGACTGTGGAAACAAAAATGTTACCGTGGAAACCAATGGTAGAATGCTGAATTTCCTTCATCAGGATGGAGAGAAATTAATGGCAGACTCAGTTAAGATCAAAGATTCTGAAATTACCGAACCTTGTTATATTGGTGAAAATGTTGAATTGATCAATGCTAAAATTGGACCTAATGTATCTATTGGGGATGGAACCAAAATTGAAAACAGTACTATCAAGAACAGTCTTATCCAGACCTTTGCTGAAGTAAAAAATGCAAAACTTGATAACGCAATGATTGGAAACTTTGCCAGATTTGATGGTGAATTTACCCAGATCAGCATCGGTGATTACTCCGTTTTAGAATAACTTTTATGCGTACATCCGGGAGCCTACTTCTTATGTTATGGTTTATACTTTCTGTGCAGGCACAGGATGATAAACGTCCATTTGAAGATGTGAACCAGGATGATCTCGGTCTTGTGAATGATGAGTTTCAGGAGCTGTTCTTTGAAGCCCTCAAACAAAAAGGCATCGAGAATTATGAAAAAGCGATCATAGCACTGCGTAAAGCTTCAGAAATTTCTGAAGACAACGCGGTGCTTTATTTTGAACTTGGGAAGAATTATCGGGAACTTCAGCAATTTCCGGCAGCTATTGAAAATTTTCAGAAGGCTACAGCATTAGAACCCAAACGGGAAGCTATACTTGTTTCACTTTTCGAGACTTATGCCGCTACTCGTGATTTTGATAGTGCAATTTCCACAGTGCAAAAGCTTATTAGTTTTGATTCTGATTATAAAGAGGACCTGGCTAATTTGTATTTGCTCAATGAAGATTACGACAATGCATTACAACTTATCGATCAACTGGATCAGGACTTAGGTGCAAATTCCTATCGAAACTCGTTACGCCGGCAGATCTATGCGAGGACCAATAATACCGATGCTCAAATTCAGAATTTAAGGCAAAGTATTGCCGCTAACCCTGAGCTGGAAAAAAATTATCTCAACCTAATTTACATGTATAGTGAGCAGGGTGAGGATGAAGAAGCGTATAATGTTGCCAATGAACTTTTGGAAAGTAATCCCGGTTCTTCTCTGGCTCATCTTGCACTCTATAAATTTCAGCTCGAAAAACAGGAGCCTGAAGCTGCTATTGCTTCCATGGAAATTGTATTTGAAAGTGAAGAAATCGATGCTGAGTCTAAATTCAAAGTGCTCAATGACTTCCTGATTTTTGTACAGGATAATCCTCAATATGAAAACCGTCTGGTAGAAGTTGCTCAAAAACTCACTCAAATCGAGAATACACCGGGTTTGTATGAAAAACTGGGACAATTCTATCTAAAAAAAGCTGATCGGAAAAATGCACTTCGGTATTTTGAACTGGGAATAAAGAAGAATTCTACCAATTTTGAACTTACCAGGAATACACTGTTGTTACAAATTGATCTTCAGAAATATGAAGACGTTAGAGAATTGAGCGCACAGGCGTTGGAAAATTTTCCTTCTCAACCTGTTTTATACCTATTTCAAGGGGTTGCTCTTAACAAACTTGAAAAGTTTGAGCAGGCTGAAAGCAGCTTGAAGGATGGGCTGGATTACCTGGTCGATGATATTAGAATGGAAGCCGATTTCTATGCACAGCTTTCTTTTAGCTATCATGGTATGAATAATGCAGGATTGGCGAATGAATATCGCGCTAAAGCGGAGGAATTACTTAAAGAAATAAATTGATGATTAGAAGAATAGTAACACTGGTATTTATGGCGGTAATTATAGCTTCCTGCGGAAGTTCCCGTCGTGCCGGAAAAATCGTTACAAAGAACACAGAAGCTGTTTCCATTATTAAAAAGCACTATGCTGAAGAAGCCGATTATAAGACCGCTTCCGGGAAATTAAGAGCAGTGTACCAGGACGATGAAAAAACACAATCTGTAAACCTTAGTTTTAGAATGGAAAAGGACAAGGCGATCTGGATGAGTGCGAGTATTCTCGGTTTTCCTGTTGCTAAAGTTTATATCACACCAAATAGTGTGAGCTATTATGAAAAGGTGACTCAGAGTTATTTTGATGGTGACTTCAGGTTAGTTAGTGATTTCCTTGGGACTCCGCTGGATTTTCAAAAACTTCAGAATCTGCTGATCGGGCAGGCGATCTATGATCTTCGTACTGAAGAATATGATTTCACACAATCTCCAAGAGGGTTTCAGTTCGTTCAGGAAGAAGAATCTGCTGATATGAAAAAAATGTTCCTGCTGGATAGTCGTACTTTGAAAGCAGCGGCTCAGCAACTGGCACAGGTTTCAGAAAACAGAAGTCTTACGGTTACCTATTCAGATTACCAGGTGGTAGATGGTATTGTCTTTCCTGAGGAGATTCGTATTATCGCCAATGAAGGAGGAAGCAGCACCAATATTGAAATTACCTACAGAAGCATCAATTTCAATGAGGAAGTTAGTTTTCCTTTCGATATCCCCTCTGGTTACGAAGAAATAAGCTTGAAATGATTAGAATGAAGGCTTCAAATGTATTGATTATTCTACTGCTTTGCTTAGGTGGTATGCAGTTTAGCTATGCCCAAACAGATCGTGAAGAACTGGAAAAAAGGCGTATTCAGCTTAGAAATGAGATCACCAGGATCAATGAGCTTAGAATTTCCAACCAGAAGAAGCAACGCTCGGTGCTTGTACAGGTGGAAGATCTTGGACAACAAATAAAAAGCACCGAAGATCTTATAAAACTAACCAACCAGCAGGCGAATTTGCTCACAAGGGAAATTACGACCAATACGAATAAAATTGGTGCGCTTAGAAAGGAACTGGAACAGCTTAAGGAAGATTATGCCCGAATGATCGAGAAAAGCTACAAGAGCAAGTCTCAGCAAAGCAGGGTGATGTTCTTGCTGTCTTCTCAGAACTTCCTGCAGGCATATAAACGAATTCAGTATATGAAGCAGTATACCAATTATCGTAAACAGCAAGGAGAAGAGATCAAGGCTAATACGATAGAATTGCAACAATTGAATTCCAGGTTGGTTCAGCAAAAAGAAGAAAAGCAGAAACTAATTGCTGAAAATAGAAAAACCAGGGCTCAGTTAGAACAAAATAGAAAATCTCAGCAAGAACTTGTTTCCACGATCAAAAAACGTGAAGGTGAATTTGCGAGTCAGTTAAAAAGCAAACAGAGAGAGATCGACGAAATCGACAGGGCGATCGATCGAATGATTCGCGAATCCATTGCCAATGCAAATAAAGAGAGCGGTTCAAGCTCAAGAAGTACTTATGAACTTACTCCGGAAGCGAAAGCACTGGCGACTGATTTCAATAATAACAAGGGAAAATTGCCTTGGCCGGTGAAATCTGGTGTGGTGACGATGAAGTTTGGAAAACAGCCACATCCTGTAGTAAGTTCGGTAATGGTTAATAACAATGGAGTACGAATTGATACTGATAAAGGTGGAAAGGCGCGTGCTGTTTTTAATGGAACTGTTAGCGAAGTGCAGGCGGTGAAAGGTGCGAATAAAGCGGTGATGGTTAGACACGGTGATTTTATTACGATCTATAACAACCTTGAGAACGTTTTTGTGAAAAAAGGGGACACGGTAAGGACAGAGCAGGAGATAGGAGAGATCGCAACCAGTAGAACTACCGGGAAAACGACTCTGCATTTTCTATTGTATAAGAACGATCAAAAAATGGATCCGGCAGGATGGATCTATAGAATGTAATTTCAACGCAACCTTATGGGTTTGAAAGCATCTAGTGAATAGAATCTAACCTATGAGTTCAGAAAAATTTGGTTACACGCGTGCGTTTATAGTGTTTATGCTACTGTTACTACAGGGATGTACACCTGTTTCTATAGAAAATAATAAACGAATTCTGGTACAGGGAAAATTTGTAACTCCTGAAGGCAATGCTTTACAGGGAATCCGGGTAAGTACAAAAACAGATATCAATGGTTTTTTAAGCCGGGGACAGGGCACACTTTCTGAAGTTGTAAGTGATGAAAACGGTGATATTTCTATGGTCTCTCTGGATGTTGATCCTGAAATTTTGTGCCTGGATATTAAAAATACTTCTAATGATCGAAGGTTGCAGAGTTTTACAGTTTGTGATTCTTCATTCAGCAGGAAGGAAACATTGTTGGATCTTGGTGAATTTGAGCTGAAAGAAATCATAGAAACGAGCATAATCATTCGGCATAATTCAGATGTTTATTATACGTTGAGGTCTGAAGCATCTTCAGTACGAATTGGTATTGAAGATTGGAATGAATTAAGCTCTTACGATGATTTAGACCTGGCTTCGAAATATACAACCCGGGAATCCTTTCTGAGTTCTGAAAATCAGATTGATACTTTAAGAGTCACCACCACTAATAATTCTACTGTTTATTTAAAATTACAAAGCGCTCAGGAAGAATATATTTATGAATTTGAGGTGAACGAAATCGATGAAAGCTATGAGATCGATCTTTAGGCTCATAATAGTGCTGGTTGTTTGTTCAACTGTTTCTTTGAAAGCACAGGAGCAGGACAGCACAAAATTTTCTCCACATCATTTCAATCGTATACAGTTGGATCCGGAACTTAGCATGTTTACAGCAATAGGAGATAACTTTTTAAAGGATGCTTATGATCTCAAAACCGGAACCGGCCTTACTGCCGACTTTTATCTCCATAAGAACTGGTACATAGGAACTCGATTTTTGAATATAAATACGCAGATAGTCAAGCCTGAAAATATTGGTGACATCAAGAACACAAAAATCTTTACATTCGGTGTTCAGGGTGCTTATGTTTATGAATTTACCGAGCGTCTATATCTGGATCTAATTGCTGGATTTGGTTCTACCGGCTATTATCATGATTCAAAATTTGGAACGAACTTTAGAGATTCGGCCACCAGTATTTGGGGGGGGCCAAAAATCAGTTATCGCATCAATAATTTCTTCGGAATATTCCTGGGAAGTGAATTTAGAAGAGATTTTATGAATATTAAAGTCACCGAACAGCTGAATGATTATTTTGGTAACGCAAACTTATTGAGTATAAGAGCAGGGGTGCGGTTTATCACGCACTAATCTTTGTCAAAAAGAGCCTTAAGTTCAGTAGCATCACTAGGTTTCATTTTACCAGCAAGCACAAGACTTAATTGCTTTCTGCGCAAGGCAGCGGCAAATCTTTCTTTTTCAAGATCAGTTTCCGGCTCTAGCTGTGGGATTTGAATTGGAGTTCCGGTTTCGTCTACCGCTACAAAAGTATAAATTGCTTCATTTGCTTTTGTTCTACGACCACTTTCACGGTCTTCCACCCAAACATCAATGAAGATCTCCATGGAACTCTTAAAAGCTCTTGAAACAGCTGCCTCAACGGTTACAACACTTCCTAAAGGAATCGCTTTATTAAAAGCTACGTGATTGACTGAAGCAGTTACTACGATCCTACGACTATGACGTCTTGCGGCGATACTGGCTGCACGATCCATTCTTGCCAGTAGTTCACCACCAAAAAGATTGTTCAGCGGATTCGTTTCACTGGGTAAAACAAGATCTGTAAGTGTAGTACGAGATTCATTAGGTGATTTAGCCTCCATGTAAGATTTTTTGCAAAAATAGGGAGGTTAGCGGTAATTTCGCAGTTAACGAACTATTAAATTACAGTTCCTGAACCAATAACCAGGCTGCATCATTCGTTTTCTTAACCGCATAAAGTTTATTGATCGCCTCTCTTCTGGTTTGATGACTGGAATAAACTACCTGGTGAAGGCCATATTTATTAGATCCTAGTAATCGGGCTTTGAAACCTTCTGCTCTAAGTTCATCAACTTTGGTTTGTGCGTTTTCTTCAACTCGAAATGCTCCTGCAACAACATGATAGTTCCCAGATTGTTTTTCTACTTCGAAAGTAACCGCTGGTAGTGGGTTGTCTATTACAAAGGTTGCCTGTTGTATTTGTTCCTGAAGCTGAGTTTCTGCCTCCTGCTGTTCAGCAATATTATGTTTTGTAACCTGGCTGCTGTAAATGTTAAGTCCGGCAAAACTTGAAACTCCAAGGGCTATTAGGCCAATCGCGGCATATTTCCAAATGGATGATCGCTTGCTTTCAGGAGTGAAAGTAATAGGGGCTTTTTCCTCAAGTTCTGATACCTGTTGTTTGTAAGCCTCTCTATTAACCGGCAAGGCTTTGTAAGTATCCAGACCAAAGGACTGCGTGAGAAAGTTTACATTCGTAACAGGTTCAAATTGCAGTTTATCCTCACTATCCAGGTAAAGCTCTCCAATATTCTCGAGCCTGGCTTTAGAAGCATTTTGTAAAGAAGATTCCAGGTCATATACGTACTCCTGGATCATGTTATTTGCAGTCTGATATTTTACATTCTCGACCTCAGCAATATAATTTGCAAGTAGCCCATCATTTTTGATAAGCTGCCTGTTGAATGAGATCACCTTTTTTGGAGGAAAGAACTCATTGGAATTTTCATCGATAAAAGCTGATTGCTTCTGGGCCAGGAAGGCACCAAAACCGGGAAGAACTACACATTCATAACGGTAAAGCAGGTCCTGTATGTAATTGGAAATATTCATCGAGTGCAAAAATATAGGTTAAAGACAGTTAGTTAAAGTTACCTAAACAAATTTTATTAACAAATGTTTTTTTCTGTAAATTTCGTCAAATTATCCTGAATGGAACCTGATCAACTTTTGTATACCCTGGCACTGCAACATGTTCCAAATCTGGGAGATAGCACAGCTAAAAAATTAATAAGACATTTTGGTTCTGCGGAAAACGTTTTTAAAGAAAAAAAGTCTAGTCTATTGAAAATTGATGGTATTGGGAAGACCAGGATCAGTGAAATTGAGAACCCAATGCATCTGAAGGAAGCTGAAAAGGAACTTGGTTTTATTCACAAGAATAAGATTAGCGTAAGCTATTTCAAAGAAGATAGCTATCCTGAAAAGCTCAAACATTGCCAGGATTCGCCCCTGCTGTTATTTAGCCGTGGAACCATAAACCTCAACAGGAAGCGAATTCTCAGTATCGTTGGGACTCGACAGATCAGTTCACATGGAATCTCCTATTGCGAACAGCTTATAGAAGATCTCGCACCTTTAGAACCGGTTATTATCTCAGGATTTGCATACGGAACCGATATTACGGCTCATAAAGCAGCCATCAGGAATAATCTACAAACCGTAGCCTGCCTGGCTCACGGACTGAACCAGATCTATCCAAAAGCTCATAAAAAGTATATGACCGAAATGGAGGAGAACGGAGGGTTTTTTACCGATTTCTGGAGTAGCGATACTTTTGATCGTAATAATTTCCTGAAAAGAAACCGGATCATTGCCGGCTTGAGCGAAGCTACTGTAGTAATTGAGAGTGCCGAAAAAGGAGGAGCATTGGTAACGGCCGATATTGCTAATTCCTATGATAGAGAGGTTTTTGCTGTGCCGGGTAGACCGGGAGACAAGTCAAGTATAGGCTGTAATGAACTAATTAAAAGTCAGAATGCTAGAGTACTTACTTCCGCAGCAGATATTGCATATATGCTTAACTGGCGGAATAATGAAAATGATCTAAAACCAGTTCAGAAGAAATTATTTATTGATCTTGGAGCAGAAGAACAACTCTTATATGACCAGTTGCAACTTCAGGGAAAAACTGAATTGGATCTGCTGGCACTTCAGTGTAAAATACCAACTTTTAAAACGGCGTCATTATTACTGAGTATGGAATTGAAGGGAGCGGTAAGACCACTCCCTGGTAAGTTATTTGAGATCGCGTAGGCTTAGTAACCTAATTTGGTTCTAACTTTAGCCAGTACTTCATTCGCTACATTTTTAGCTTTTTCTGCTCCAATCGATAGTGCTTTGTCAACTTCTTCCAGATTATTGATATAGTATTCGTACTTCTCACGTGGTTCAGCGAATTTATCCCGAACAAGTTCGAACAATGCCTGTTTGGCGTGACCGTAACCATAGCCACCTGCTTCGTAGTTCTTCCTCATTTCAACTATTTGCTCTTCAGAAGCCATAATCTTATAAAGGGCAAATACATTACAGGTATCAGGATCTTTTGGTTCTTCCAGCGGAGTACTGTCTGTAGCAATTCCCATGATCTGCTTTCTTAGCTTCTTATCGGTCTGGAAAATATTGATCGTATTTTCTTTTGATTTGCTCATTTTCGCACCATCAGTTCCAGGAATGTACATGGTCTCTTCCTGTACATTACCTTCAGGAATTACAAATACATCGCCCATTTTTGCGTGGAAGCGGGAAGCAACATCCCGGGTCATCTCGATATGCTGCAATTGATCTTTCCCTACCGGAACAATTTCAGCGTCATAAAGAAGAATATCGGCCGCCATAAGCATAGGATAGGTAAATAAACCACTATTCACATCTTCAAGACGATCTGCCTTATCCTTAAATGAATGCGCAAGGGTTAGCCTCTGAAACGGAAAGAAACAACTTAGATACCAGGAAAGTTCAGCAACCTGCGGGATATCAGACTGGCGATAAAAAACACTTCTTTCAATATCTAGTCCACAGGCAAGCCATGTCGCTGCTACAGAATAAGTGTTTTGACGTAGGGTCTCGGCATCTTTGATCTGGGTAAGCGAATGCAGATCTGCAATAAAAATAAAGGAATCATTTTTAGGATCATTCGCCATATTAATGGCGGGCATGATGGCACCTAGTAAATTCCCCAAATGCGGGGTTCCTGTACTCTGTACTCCTGTAAGTATTCTTGACATGGACTTTTCGAATTTTCCTGCAAAGGTAAATTTTTTATAGAACTCCTTCCTTTCATTTTACTACTTTTGACGCATGCGATACATCAAAATGGCAGGCATCCTTTTATGGAGAATCTGGTTCTATATTCTCCTGATCGTACCAATTGTGATAATGCTTCCCGTTTTGATCGTTTTCACCACTTCTGAAAAGTTTTACCCTCAGTATTTCGTTTGCTCCCGTATATGGGCAAAATGTATCCTCTACGGAATGGGTTTCTGGGTTAAAGTTAAAGCTGAAGAAATTCCTGAAAAACATAAAAGCTATATGCTGGTGGCGAATCATACCAGTATGCTTGATATTATGCAGATGCTGGTCATTATGAAGCAACCTTTCGTTTTTATAGGAAAAAAGGAACTGAGTAAAATCCCTGTATTCGGATTCTTCTATAAGCGTACCTGTATCCTGGTGGATCGGAAGAACCAGCAAAGCCGGAAAGCTGCATTTCTGGAAGCACAAAGAAGATTAAAACAAGGAAATTCAATTTGCATATTTCCTGAAGGTGGAGTGCCAGATGATCATTCGGTCGTGCTGGATCAATTTAAAGAAGGAGCTTTTAGACTGGCCATTGAACATCAGATTCCAATCGTTCCCATCACATTTCATGATTCGAAAAGAAGATTTTCATATAGATTCCTTTCGGGCAGCCCCGGGAAGTTAAGAGTCAGGATCCATCATTTTATCCCTACCCTTGGCCTTGAAATGACCGATAGAAAGGAAATCAAAAACTCGACTTTCAATATTATTCATGATGAGCTGGTAGATCCTTCGGTTTATTAGAAAGTATAGCTAATCCCTGAGTAAACCCCGAAATTAACTGGACGTACATTATCAACATTATTAAAAGTGTTGACCTGGTATTTCATCATAGGTTCTACGCTAAGGCTTATTTTGTTGCTAATTTCATAATCCACCCCAATCCCAACATTCGTACTAAAACTTGTTTTATTGATATTGGAAGCTGTTCCAAGTTTGGTCCTGGACTCAGCCGTTACAAGATCCACACTGTTCTGGTCAAGGAAAAGTCCACTTGCACCACCAATGAGATTTAGTCCAAAGCGTTCGTCAACCAAAGCGTATTCCACTTCCAGCGGAACTTCGATAAACCCAAATTGCTGATTGATCTCTCCAGGAGTGAATACAGTTGGAGAAATAATACTTCCGTTGCTGTTATCACTATTTCCGCCAAAACTAGGTAGACCACTATCATTAGGAGACTCAACCCTAATTTCGATGTTGTCTTCCGTAGAATTTATATTTTCAAAGCCTGGATTCATTGCCGTTGGGCTATAAGATACATTGGCAATGTTCTGACTCATATTCACTTTGCTGATTCCAGTTCTAATCTTGATATTTTTCGCGATATCATAAGCCAGCTTAACACCGTATGAAAAGGTAACTTCAGCATTCGTGGAATTGTTTGAAAACTGGTTTGAAAGTTCATTTCCATCCCCAAGATTAGCATAGAAAACGGGTGCGGCAAATGTTGACAGACGAAGATTTTTCTGGTTGAGGTTTTCATCCTCCTCGTTTTCTTTATTTTCTTCGGAAGTTTTTGCAGCTAATAACTCTTCGAGTTGGTTTAAGGAAGTATCCTGTAAAATAGCAGTACTTAGCAGTTCATCAGAAAGTTCAGGATTTCTTTCATTCCAGTAGTTTTCGAATATACTTTCTACGGTATTTCTCTTTGCATCTTCATCGGTCAAAGTTATTGCTTCGTTGGTGAGAGATGTAGTTGCTGAGGTACGATATTTATTATTTAAATTATTTTCTTCTGAATTGTTATTACCATTTTCGTGATGAGTATAACGGGAATCTTCTTTTGATCTTTGATTGGTCTGGGATTCATTTCTTCCCGAATCATCTAGATATTCTTGATCTTCAGCTGTGGTATTGCTGTTTTTATCAGCAATTGCTGCATTAGAACTGCTTGTTTCTTCAGAGTTGTTATTAGTTTTTTGTCCGTTATGGTAAGCGGCACCAGATTGTTCTTTTTGATTGTTCTTATCCTCATTCACTATTCTTTCTTCTGAAGGAGATTCCTGATCAATACTTTCATTGTTTTCTGCTCCCGTTTCAATCGATTCGTTCACAAATCCAGGTTCTGAAACTTCCGTAGTGGAAAGATTCATTTTCCAGATTCCCGTGGCTACTAAGGCTAAAATTGCAGCTGCAGCACTAAATTTAAGCCAGAGTGGAATTACCGGCTTTTTAGCAACCGGTGGTGTTCCGGCATCCAGCCGTGCCGATATTTTCTCCCAGTTTCTAGGAGATGGTTCTTTCTCGAAGTCCTTGAACTTCTCCTGAAAGATCCTGTCTATGTTCTTTTTCTCTTTCATGATGATTTCACCGCTTTTGAGTTCTGTACCAATTCAATTTTCTCCTTTAAAGAAGTTCTGGCTCTGGCCAGGTTTGATTTCGAAGTTCCCTCAGTGATACTTAATAAATCTGAAATTTCTTTATGAGAATAGCCGTCCAGCACATACAGGTTAAATACCTGTCTATATCTGTCTGGTAATTCCTGTACACATTGTAAGAGGAAGTCCACGGAAATATTTTCTGTTTCAATTTCTATTTCATCTTCCTGCAGATCTTCTTCGTTGGTAATGCCGTAAACTTTTTGTTGTCTGTGTTGTTGCAGTGATGTGTTGATAAGAATACGTTTCATCCAACCCTCAAAAGATCCTTTATCCTGAAACTGACCAATCTTTTCGAAAATGGTCACAAACCCGTCCTGCAAATTATCTTCCGCCTGTTGATAGTTATCAGAATATTTCAGGCATACCCCAAACAACTTGGGGGAATAGAGCCTGTAAAGCTCTTCCTGAGCTTTTCTTTCGTTTTGCTTACAACGGTAGATGAGGTCTTTAGAACCCACGTATTCATTTTAGGTTAGTAGTTATGACTGCTCCATTACAACAGGAATGGTAACTTCTTCATATATCGCTTCATCTCCATCCTGTCCCTTCCAGAATCTAAAAGTGTAATCTCTTTCTTCATCAATGGTCACCACAAACTTTGTACTTGAAGATGTTCCAATAACATCTCTGGTACAGGAACTATTTTCGACAACAGCGGTAACAACCGAAATGTAAATCTGGCTTCTTTCTTCTGAAGTAGTGCCTGCTCTTCGAGCGTCCACTGCCTGAAAGTTATTACAATCTGATGGAAAGACGAAATCT from Christiangramia sp. OXR-203 harbors:
- a CDS encoding sigma-70 family RNA polymerase sigma factor, translating into MGSKDLIYRCKQNERKAQEELYRLYSPKLFGVCLKYSDNYQQAEDNLQDGFVTIFEKIGQFQDKGSFEGWMKRILINTSLQQHRQQKVYGITNEEDLQEDEIEIETENISVDFLLQCVQELPDRYRQVFNLYVLDGYSHKEISDLLSITEGTSKSNLARARTSLKEKIELVQNSKAVKSS
- a CDS encoding SPOR domain-containing protein: MNISNYIQDLLYRYECVVLPGFGAFLAQKQSAFIDENSNEFFPPKKVISFNRQLIKNDGLLANYIAEVENVKYQTANNMIQEYVYDLESSLQNASKARLENIGELYLDSEDKLQFEPVTNVNFLTQSFGLDTYKALPVNREAYKQQVSELEEKAPITFTPESKRSSIWKYAAIGLIALGVSSFAGLNIYSSQVTKHNIAEQQEAETQLQEQIQQATFVIDNPLPAVTFEVEKQSGNYHVVAGAFRVEENAQTKVDELRAEGFKARLLGSNKYGLHQVVYSSHQTRREAINKLYAVKKTNDAAWLLVQEL
- a CDS encoding DUF4292 domain-containing protein, with product MIRRIVTLVFMAVIIASCGSSRRAGKIVTKNTEAVSIIKKHYAEEADYKTASGKLRAVYQDDEKTQSVNLSFRMEKDKAIWMSASILGFPVAKVYITPNSVSYYEKVTQSYFDGDFRLVSDFLGTPLDFQKLQNLLIGQAIYDLRTEEYDFTQSPRGFQFVQEEESADMKKMFLLDSRTLKAAAQQLAQVSENRSLTVTYSDYQVVDGIVFPEEIRIIANEGGSSTNIEITYRSINFNEEVSFPFDIPSGYEEISLK
- a CDS encoding acyl-CoA thioesterase, whose translation is MEAKSPNESRTTLTDLVLPSETNPLNNLFGGELLARMDRAASIAARRHSRRIVVTASVNHVAFNKAIPLGSVVTVEAAVSRAFKSSMEIFIDVWVEDRESGRRTKANEAIYTFVAVDETGTPIQIPQLEPETDLEKERFAAALRRKQLSLVLAGKMKPSDATELKALFDKD
- a CDS encoding tetratricopeptide repeat protein, with translation MRTSGSLLLMLWFILSVQAQDDKRPFEDVNQDDLGLVNDEFQELFFEALKQKGIENYEKAIIALRKASEISEDNAVLYFELGKNYRELQQFPAAIENFQKATALEPKREAILVSLFETYAATRDFDSAISTVQKLISFDSDYKEDLANLYLLNEDYDNALQLIDQLDQDLGANSYRNSLRRQIYARTNNTDAQIQNLRQSIAANPELEKNYLNLIYMYSEQGEDEEAYNVANELLESNPGSSLAHLALYKFQLEKQEPEAAIASMEIVFESEEIDAESKFKVLNDFLIFVQDNPQYENRLVEVAQKLTQIENTPGLYEKLGQFYLKKADRKNALRYFELGIKKNSTNFELTRNTLLLQIDLQKYEDVRELSAQALENFPSQPVLYLFQGVALNKLEKFEQAESSLKDGLDYLVDDIRMEADFYAQLSFSYHGMNNAGLANEYRAKAEELLKEIN
- a CDS encoding lysophospholipid acyltransferase family protein, translating into MRYIKMAGILLWRIWFYILLIVPIVIMLPVLIVFTTSEKFYPQYFVCSRIWAKCILYGMGFWVKVKAEEIPEKHKSYMLVANHTSMLDIMQMLVIMKQPFVFIGKKELSKIPVFGFFYKRTCILVDRKNQQSRKAAFLEAQRRLKQGNSICIFPEGGVPDDHSVVLDQFKEGAFRLAIEHQIPIVPITFHDSKRRFSYRFLSGSPGKLRVRIHHFIPTLGLEMTDRKEIKNSTFNIIHDELVDPSVY
- a CDS encoding murein hydrolase activator EnvC family protein; translated protein: MKASNVLIILLLCLGGMQFSYAQTDREELEKRRIQLRNEITRINELRISNQKKQRSVLVQVEDLGQQIKSTEDLIKLTNQQANLLTREITTNTNKIGALRKELEQLKEDYARMIEKSYKSKSQQSRVMFLLSSQNFLQAYKRIQYMKQYTNYRKQQGEEIKANTIELQQLNSRLVQQKEEKQKLIAENRKTRAQLEQNRKSQQELVSTIKKREGEFASQLKSKQREIDEIDRAIDRMIRESIANANKESGSSSRSTYELTPEAKALATDFNNNKGKLPWPVKSGVVTMKFGKQPHPVVSSVMVNNNGVRIDTDKGGKARAVFNGTVSEVQAVKGANKAVMVRHGDFITIYNNLENVFVKKGDTVRTEQEIGEIATSRTTGKTTLHFLLYKNDQKMDPAGWIYRM
- the dprA gene encoding DNA-processing protein DprA, whose product is MEPDQLLYTLALQHVPNLGDSTAKKLIRHFGSAENVFKEKKSSLLKIDGIGKTRISEIENPMHLKEAEKELGFIHKNKISVSYFKEDSYPEKLKHCQDSPLLLFSRGTINLNRKRILSIVGTRQISSHGISYCEQLIEDLAPLEPVIISGFAYGTDITAHKAAIRNNLQTVACLAHGLNQIYPKAHKKYMTEMEENGGFFTDFWSSDTFDRNNFLKRNRIIAGLSEATVVIESAEKGGALVTADIANSYDREVFAVPGRPGDKSSIGCNELIKSQNARVLTSAADIAYMLNWRNNENDLKPVQKKLFIDLGAEEQLLYDQLQLQGKTELDLLALQCKIPTFKTASLLLSMELKGAVRPLPGKLFEIA
- the trpS gene encoding tryptophan--tRNA ligase; protein product: MSRILTGVQSTGTPHLGNLLGAIMPAINMANDPKNDSFIFIADLHSLTQIKDAETLRQNTYSVAATWLACGLDIERSVFYRQSDIPQVAELSWYLSCFFPFQRLTLAHSFKDKADRLEDVNSGLFTYPMLMAADILLYDAEIVPVGKDQLQHIEMTRDVASRFHAKMGDVFVIPEGNVQEETMYIPGTDGAKMSKSKENTINIFQTDKKLRKQIMGIATDSTPLEEPKDPDTCNVFALYKIMASEEQIVEMRKNYEAGGYGYGHAKQALFELVRDKFAEPREKYEYYINNLEEVDKALSIGAEKAKNVANEVLAKVRTKLGY